The following are from one region of the Magallana gigas chromosome 6, xbMagGiga1.1, whole genome shotgun sequence genome:
- the LOC105333922 gene encoding forkhead box protein L2, with protein MIPSSFSIDFLTRDDRYRSDDSSKDVARCSTSPDPQSSSCESESSTGDNAESIAEVLLSLDKTIKGGINRDPSKEKPPHSYIALISMAILSTSDRKMLLSDIYQYVMDNFPFYNNKEKAWRNSIRHNLSLNECFVKNGRADNGKGNFWSIHPACVEDFARGDFRRRQARRRARKSMKEPAERPLRPDCSYNVGYVPMTSSPLGYHGYPRQVLYPQKNFHSVPQMPASITSHHVTQMSPPSAYFSPMHIPHPNPQSQQFLSPTVHPSVSYSQHCW; from the coding sequence ATGATACCCTCCTCCTTCAGCATAGATTTCCTGACAAGAGATGACCGTTACCGGAGCGACGACAGCAGCAAGGACGTGGCCCGGTGCAGTACCTCCCCTGACCCCCAGTCCTCGTCCTGCGAGTCCGAGAGCTCCACAGGGGACAATGCAGAGTCCATCGCCGAGGTCCTGTTGTCGCTGGATAAAACTATCAAAGGCGGAATCAACAGAGACCCGTCAAAGGAGAAACCCCCGCATTCCTACATCGCTCTGATTTCTATGGCGATATTAAGCACATCGGATAGAAAAATGTTGCTAAGTGACATCTACCAGTATGTGATGGACAATTTTCCGTTCTACAACAACAAAGAAAAAGCATGGAGGAACAGCATTCGGCATAATTTATCGCTGAACGAGTGTTTCGTAAAAAATGGACGGGCTGACAATGGCAAGGGAAACTTCTGGTCCATTCACCCCGCTTGCGTGGAGGATTTCGCGCGTGGGGACTTCCGCCGACGCCAGGCGCGAAGACGCGCCAGAAAGAGCATGAAGGAGCCCGCAGAGCGCCCCCTCCGGCCGGACTGTAGTTACAACGTGGGGTACGTTCCTATGACCTCCTCTCCCCTCGGATATCATGGATACCCGCGTCAAGTGCTATATCCACAGAAAAACTTCCACTCCGTACCACAGATGCCCGCGTCCATTACATCGCATCACGTGACCCAGATGTCTCCCCCTTCAGCTTACTTTTCACCCATGCACATACCACATCCCAACCCACAATCTCAGCAATTTCTGTCCCCGACAGTCCACCCTTCCGTGAGTTACTCGCAGCATTGCTGGTGA